Proteins from one Salinispora arenicola genomic window:
- a CDS encoding YkvA family protein has translation MGKTLHRRAAFIALARALAVGVRGGPGLGARLAALPRMILATARGRYDGGLRLALMTAATAYIISPVDLLPEVPLALLGLADDAVMVTWLAGSVLAETERFLEWEASQASVVPGEMAG, from the coding sequence ATGGGAAAGACACTGCATCGACGGGCGGCATTCATCGCGTTGGCCCGCGCGCTCGCGGTCGGCGTACGGGGTGGGCCGGGGCTCGGGGCGCGGCTGGCGGCGCTGCCGCGGATGATCCTGGCCACCGCCCGTGGGCGGTACGATGGCGGTCTTCGGCTGGCCCTGATGACCGCCGCCACGGCGTACATCATCTCGCCGGTCGACCTGCTGCCGGAGGTTCCGCTGGCGCTTCTCGGGCTGGCCGACGACGCGGTCATGGTGACGTGGCTCGCCGGTAGTGTGCTGGCCGAGACGGAGCGGTTCCTGGAGTGGGAGGCGAGTCAGGCGTCGGTCGTCCCCGGCGAGATGGCCGGCTGA
- a CDS encoding cystathionine beta-synthase: MQYYDNVVELIGNTPLVRLRNVTEGIQATVLAKVEYLNPGGSVKDRIALRMVEDAEQAGILRPGGTIVEPTSGNTGVGLALVAQLKGYRCVFVCPDKVSQDKQDVLRAYGAEVVVCPTAVAPADPRSYYNVSDRLAREIPGAWKPNQYAHPANPRSHYETTGPELWAQTEGRITHFVAGVGTGGTISGIGRYLKEVSGGQVKVIGADPEGSVYSGGTGRPYLVEGVGEDFWPETYDRGVADGIVEVSDKASFEMTRRLARTEGLLVGGSCGMAVVAALEVARAADPDDVVVVLLPDGGRGYLSKIFNDSWMARYGFLDNSGSEPTIAETLAGKPGGLPELVHVHPTETVRDAIDYLREYGVSQLPVLKAEPPVVTGEVAGSVAERDLLDALFTGQAQLHDTIERHMAAPLPMIGGGQPVSEAVALLEKSDAALVLIDGKPKGVLTRQDLLAHLGSR; this comes from the coding sequence GTGCAGTACTACGACAACGTCGTCGAGTTGATCGGCAACACCCCGCTGGTACGCCTGCGCAACGTGACCGAGGGTATTCAGGCCACCGTGCTGGCGAAGGTGGAGTACCTGAATCCAGGTGGGTCGGTCAAGGACCGGATCGCCCTGCGCATGGTGGAGGACGCCGAGCAGGCGGGGATCCTTCGGCCGGGCGGCACGATCGTCGAGCCGACCAGCGGCAACACCGGCGTGGGGTTGGCTCTGGTGGCGCAGCTCAAGGGCTACCGGTGCGTGTTCGTCTGCCCGGACAAGGTCAGTCAGGACAAGCAGGACGTGCTGCGTGCCTACGGTGCCGAGGTGGTGGTCTGCCCGACCGCTGTCGCGCCCGCGGACCCACGGTCCTACTACAACGTCTCTGACCGCCTTGCCCGGGAGATCCCCGGCGCCTGGAAGCCCAACCAGTACGCGCACCCGGCGAACCCCCGCTCCCACTACGAGACCACCGGGCCGGAGCTGTGGGCGCAGACCGAGGGCCGGATCACCCATTTCGTCGCCGGTGTCGGCACCGGTGGCACGATCTCCGGCATCGGCCGCTACCTGAAGGAGGTGTCCGGGGGGCAGGTCAAGGTGATCGGCGCTGACCCGGAGGGGTCGGTCTACTCCGGTGGCACCGGGCGGCCGTACCTGGTCGAGGGCGTCGGCGAGGACTTCTGGCCGGAAACCTACGACCGGGGGGTCGCCGACGGGATCGTCGAGGTCTCCGACAAGGCGTCGTTCGAGATGACCCGCCGCCTGGCCCGCACCGAGGGCCTGCTGGTCGGTGGCTCCTGCGGGATGGCGGTCGTCGCGGCGCTGGAGGTGGCTCGTGCGGCTGACCCGGACGACGTGGTCGTGGTACTCCTGCCGGACGGTGGTCGCGGATACCTCTCCAAGATCTTCAACGACTCGTGGATGGCCCGGTACGGTTTCCTGGACAACTCCGGCAGTGAGCCGACCATCGCCGAGACGCTCGCCGGCAAGCCAGGTGGGCTGCCCGAACTGGTGCACGTGCACCCCACCGAGACGGTCCGTGACGCGATCGACTACCTGCGCGAGTACGGTGTCTCCCAGCTGCCGGTGCTGAAGGCCGAACCGCCGGTGGTTACCGGCGAGGTGGCCGGATCGGTCGCGGAGCGAGACCTGCTCGACGCGCTCTTCACCGGCCAGGCGCAGCTACACGACACCATCGAGCGGCACATGGCCGCGCCGCTGCCGATGATCGGCGGTGGGCAGCCTGTCAGCGAGGCGGTCGCCCTACTGGAGAAGTCCGACGCCGCGCTGGTGCTGATCGATGGCAAGCCGAAGGGCGTGCTCACCCGGCAGGACCTGCTCGCGCACCTCGGTTCCCGCTGA
- a CDS encoding GNAT family N-acetyltransferase — MSVMLRPAGADDLIAVGALHQRSRAAAYAPFLSREALAEPAPTALGHYWRERWSHERADHVLTVAERDGQLIGFSYVGPDDQGDPSTGLLHAVHLEPAEQGHGLGRMLMADALAGMRSRGWQAAALWVLRLNRPARRFYERGGWRPTGVTQPDLIGATPVVLLRYRRGL; from the coding sequence GTGAGCGTCATGCTGCGTCCCGCAGGGGCGGACGACCTGATCGCGGTCGGGGCGCTACACCAGCGCTCCCGAGCCGCCGCGTACGCCCCGTTCCTCTCCCGGGAGGCGCTGGCCGAGCCGGCGCCGACGGCGCTGGGGCACTACTGGCGGGAACGCTGGAGCCATGAGCGTGCTGACCACGTGCTGACCGTGGCGGAACGGGACGGCCAGCTGATCGGCTTCAGTTACGTCGGTCCGGACGACCAGGGCGACCCCTCCACCGGGCTGCTCCACGCGGTCCACCTGGAGCCGGCGGAGCAGGGTCACGGGCTGGGCCGGATGCTGATGGCCGACGCGCTGGCCGGGATGCGCTCCCGGGGCTGGCAGGCCGCGGCACTGTGGGTACTGCGGCTGAACAGGCCGGCCCGTCGCTTCTATGAACGGGGCGGGTGGCGGCCGACCGGCGTCACCCAACCGGACCTCATCGGCGCGACCCCCGTCGTCCTGCTCCGCTACCGCCGGGGGCTGTGA
- a CDS encoding Bax inhibitor-1/YccA family protein, translating to MKTSNPVLTRLGQAAERERAAGYAPTGPYGQPGYPQQYPTQAGYPAAPPTVNTMTVDDVVVKTVSLLGILGVVAAAAWVMIPEALLGAAWIGAAMVGLVLGLIISFSRMANPALVIAYAVVEGVLVGAVSKYFETAYDGIVLQAVVATFGIFFLMAMLYRAKAIRATPKFVKGMIAVMAGLFAVIMINLVLSLFGINTGLRDGSPLAIGFSLVVIVVAALSFVLSFKEVEDGVRMGLPQRYSWVAAFGILVSLIWLYIEILRLLSYFQGDD from the coding sequence GTGAAGACCTCGAACCCGGTGCTCACCCGGCTCGGCCAGGCGGCCGAGCGTGAGCGGGCCGCCGGGTACGCCCCGACCGGGCCGTACGGACAGCCCGGCTACCCCCAGCAGTACCCGACGCAGGCCGGCTACCCGGCCGCGCCGCCGACCGTCAACACCATGACGGTCGACGACGTGGTGGTGAAGACGGTCAGCCTACTCGGCATCCTCGGCGTGGTCGCCGCTGCCGCGTGGGTGATGATCCCGGAGGCGCTGCTCGGCGCCGCGTGGATCGGCGCCGCGATGGTCGGCCTGGTACTCGGCCTGATCATTTCGTTCTCGCGGATGGCGAACCCGGCGCTGGTCATCGCCTACGCCGTCGTTGAAGGCGTGCTTGTCGGTGCCGTCAGCAAGTATTTCGAGACGGCCTACGACGGCATCGTGCTCCAAGCGGTCGTTGCCACCTTCGGTATCTTCTTCCTGATGGCAATGCTCTACCGGGCAAAAGCCATCCGAGCCACCCCGAAGTTCGTCAAGGGCATGATCGCGGTGATGGCCGGACTCTTCGCGGTCATCATGATCAACTTGGTGTTGTCGCTCTTCGGTATCAACACGGGGCTGCGCGACGGCAGCCCGCTGGCGATCGGGTTCAGCCTCGTCGTCATCGTGGTGGCGGCGCTCAGCTTCGTGCTGAGCTTCAAGGAGGTCGAGGACGGCGTCCGGATGGGGCTGCCGCAGCGCTACTCCTGGGTCGCGGCCTTCGGCATCCTGGTGAGCCTCATCTGGCTCTACATCGAGATTCTTCGACTGCTGAGTTACTTCCAGGGCGACGACTGA
- a CDS encoding DUF58 domain-containing protein, translating into MTPSTVPPSQAEQPEQTGGWVPTRALGRAVLLTGVLLIAGVLLGRVDLVVLAAPFAIGTAYALRRRPAAVPQVRIATAEGNLVEGGELAGRITVGNPDSVDYDLAVVRSRTSPWLRVDRVTIAGVAVASVAPEAGRSIADRPLVTAVPAGEVVDVDLSGTARRWGRHPLGPAGTQASAALGLLVSPPVVTEAIQVSTYPVTDPFDAVEAMPRAAGLVGAHHSRRPGEGGELAGVRVFAPGDRLRRIDWRVSLRARQLHVAATLSDRDAEVVVLLDVLAEAGRSGGVGGTASVLDTTVRAAAAIAEHYLHRGDRVSMVEYGPAGRRLRPATGRRQFLTVLEWLLDVHPQSSPHELYDSVLGSQMLSSDALVVVLTPLLDERSAQMLARLAWSGRFVVAVDTLPIDLTPPRDRGWAEAAHRLWRLDRDTMVRQLREHGVPVVRWAGAGSLDEVLRDVARLATAPRAGAR; encoded by the coding sequence ATGACCCCGTCCACCGTGCCGCCGTCCCAGGCAGAGCAGCCGGAGCAGACCGGCGGCTGGGTGCCGACTCGGGCCCTCGGCCGGGCTGTGCTCCTGACCGGAGTGCTCCTGATCGCCGGCGTGCTGCTCGGGCGGGTCGACCTGGTCGTGCTGGCTGCCCCGTTCGCGATCGGCACCGCGTACGCCCTGCGACGTCGGCCCGCCGCGGTGCCACAGGTCCGGATCGCCACCGCGGAGGGGAACCTGGTGGAGGGCGGTGAACTGGCTGGACGGATCACCGTCGGAAACCCGGATTCGGTCGACTACGACCTCGCCGTGGTCCGCAGCCGAACGTCGCCGTGGCTGCGGGTCGACCGCGTGACGATCGCCGGTGTGGCGGTGGCCTCCGTCGCGCCAGAGGCCGGCCGGTCGATCGCCGACCGTCCGTTGGTGACCGCCGTACCGGCCGGCGAGGTGGTCGACGTGGACCTGTCCGGCACTGCGCGACGGTGGGGCCGGCATCCGCTGGGTCCGGCCGGAACCCAGGCTTCCGCCGCGCTCGGGCTCCTGGTTTCACCCCCGGTGGTCACCGAAGCGATCCAGGTGAGTACCTATCCGGTGACCGACCCGTTCGACGCGGTGGAGGCGATGCCCCGCGCGGCGGGCCTGGTCGGCGCACACCATTCGCGACGCCCGGGCGAAGGCGGTGAGCTGGCCGGTGTGCGGGTCTTCGCACCCGGCGACCGGCTGCGCCGGATCGACTGGCGGGTCTCACTGCGGGCGCGGCAATTGCACGTCGCGGCAACCCTCTCCGACCGGGACGCCGAGGTGGTGGTGCTGCTCGACGTGCTCGCGGAGGCAGGTCGCTCCGGTGGGGTCGGCGGTACCGCGTCGGTGCTGGATACGACGGTTCGGGCTGCCGCGGCGATCGCGGAGCACTACCTGCACCGCGGCGACCGGGTGTCGATGGTGGAGTACGGTCCGGCCGGTCGCCGGTTGCGTCCCGCCACCGGCCGTCGCCAGTTCCTGACGGTTCTGGAGTGGTTGCTCGACGTGCATCCGCAATCCTCCCCACACGAACTCTACGACTCGGTGCTCGGATCGCAGATGCTGTCGTCGGACGCATTGGTGGTGGTGCTCACGCCCCTGCTGGACGAGCGGTCCGCGCAGATGCTGGCCCGGTTGGCCTGGTCCGGGCGCTTCGTCGTCGCGGTCGACACCCTGCCCATCGACCTGACCCCGCCCCGGGACCGGGGCTGGGCGGAGGCGGCGCACCGGCTGTGGCGGCTGGACCGGGACACGATGGTGCGTCAGCTGCGGGAACACGGCGTACCAGTGGTGCGGTGGGCCGGCGCCGGCAGCCTGGACGAGGTGCTGCGTGATGTGGCCCGGCTCGCCACAGCCCCGAGAGCGGGGGCCCGGTGA
- a CDS encoding NAD(P)/FAD-dependent oxidoreductase, producing the protein MNPKRILVVGAGHVGLYAALRLSKKLGPREAEVVVVDPQPHMTYQPFLPEAAAGSISPRHSVVPLRRELRRCTVLVGAVTKINHAARTALVQPIVGPTREIRYDHVVIAPGSVSRTLPIPGLHERGIGFKTIGEAIYLRNHVLDRLDVAAATPDLELRRRALTFVFVGGGYAGIEALAEMEDMTRDALRYYPELNPEDMRWVLVEATQRVLPEVDRDMGAYTVQQLLGRGMDIRLGTRLESCVDGVVQLSDGDSFPADTIVWTAGVKPSPMLDSTDFPRDERRRITCRPTLQVVDGDRVVAGAWSAGDCAAVPDLTKEPGNYCSPSAQHAVRQANRMADNIVNVIRGQEPVAYQHKHAGSVASLGLYKGVAQVYGIKMRGLPAWFMHRTYHMSRIPSLNRKVRVVADWTLAFFLKREVVALGQLHDPREEFAEASQPVSAR; encoded by the coding sequence GTGAATCCGAAGCGGATCCTTGTGGTGGGTGCCGGACACGTCGGTCTCTATGCGGCGCTGCGGCTGTCGAAGAAGCTCGGCCCACGGGAGGCCGAGGTTGTCGTGGTCGACCCCCAACCCCACATGACCTACCAGCCGTTCCTTCCGGAGGCGGCGGCCGGTAGCATCTCGCCCCGACACTCCGTGGTGCCGTTGCGGCGGGAGTTGCGCAGGTGCACCGTCCTCGTGGGCGCGGTCACCAAGATCAACCACGCTGCCAGGACCGCGTTGGTCCAGCCGATCGTCGGCCCGACCCGCGAGATCCGGTACGACCACGTGGTGATCGCCCCCGGCTCCGTCTCGCGGACGCTACCGATTCCCGGGCTGCATGAGCGCGGCATCGGTTTCAAGACCATCGGCGAGGCGATCTACCTGCGTAATCACGTGCTGGACCGGCTCGACGTCGCCGCCGCCACCCCGGATTTGGAGCTTCGCCGTCGGGCCCTGACGTTCGTGTTCGTCGGCGGCGGATACGCCGGCATCGAGGCGCTCGCCGAAATGGAGGACATGACCCGGGACGCGCTGCGGTACTACCCGGAGCTGAACCCGGAGGACATGCGTTGGGTCCTCGTGGAGGCGACCCAGCGGGTGCTGCCGGAGGTCGACCGGGACATGGGCGCCTACACGGTGCAGCAGCTGCTTGGCCGGGGTATGGACATCCGGTTGGGCACCCGCCTGGAGTCGTGCGTCGACGGGGTGGTGCAGCTCTCCGACGGGGACAGCTTCCCGGCCGACACCATCGTCTGGACGGCGGGGGTGAAGCCTTCGCCGATGCTGGACTCGACCGACTTCCCCCGGGATGAACGGCGGCGGATCACCTGTCGGCCGACCCTTCAGGTGGTCGACGGTGACCGAGTGGTGGCGGGCGCGTGGAGCGCGGGGGACTGCGCGGCAGTGCCGGACCTGACGAAGGAGCCCGGCAACTACTGCTCGCCGAGTGCCCAGCACGCGGTGCGTCAGGCGAACCGGATGGCCGACAACATCGTCAACGTCATCCGTGGCCAGGAGCCGGTGGCCTACCAGCACAAGCATGCCGGAAGCGTCGCCAGCCTCGGCCTGTACAAGGGTGTCGCGCAGGTGTACGGCATCAAGATGAGGGGTCTGCCGGCCTGGTTCATGCATCGGACCTATCACATGAGCCGGATCCCGTCGCTGAACCGTAAGGTCCGGGTGGTCGCCGACTGGACGTTGGCGTTCTTCCTCAAGCGTGAGGTGGTCGCGCTCGGCCAGCTGCACGACCCGCGCGAGGAGTTCGCCGAGGCGTCCCAGCCGGTGAGCGCCCGCTAG
- a CDS encoding acetyl-CoA C-acetyltransferase, whose protein sequence is MPTESSRDAVIVATARSPIGRARKGSLREVRPDDLAATIVQAALDKIPQLDRTDIDDLYLGCGLPGGEQGFNLARVVATLMGLDGLPGATLTRYCASSLQTTRMAMHAIRAGEGDAFVSAGVETVSRYARGTSDGLPPEAQALVGGGWENPRFAAARERSVARAQGGAEVWTDPRVSGELPDIYLAMGQTAENLAQVYDVTRADMDEFGVRSQNRAEKAIADGFWAREITPVTTPDGTVVRADDGPRAGVTMAAVSQLDPVFRPDGRITAGNCCPLNDGAAAVVVMSAQRASDLGITPLARIVSTGVTALSPEIMGLGPVEASKQALRRAGMTMDDVDLVEINEAFAAQVIPSYRQLGIPEERLNVMGGAIAVGHPFGMTGARITGTLLNALQWHDGTIGLETMCVGGGQGMAMVIERLS, encoded by the coding sequence ATGCCGACTGAGTCGTCCCGCGACGCCGTCATCGTCGCCACCGCCCGCTCCCCCATCGGCCGGGCGCGCAAGGGATCCCTGCGCGAGGTTCGCCCGGATGACCTCGCTGCCACCATCGTGCAGGCCGCCCTCGACAAGATTCCCCAGCTCGACCGGACCGACATCGACGATCTGTACCTGGGCTGCGGTCTGCCCGGCGGCGAGCAGGGCTTCAACCTGGCCCGCGTGGTCGCCACCCTGATGGGGCTGGACGGTCTGCCCGGCGCCACGCTGACCCGCTACTGCGCGTCCTCACTGCAGACCACCCGGATGGCGATGCACGCGATCCGGGCGGGCGAGGGTGACGCCTTCGTCTCCGCCGGTGTCGAGACCGTCTCCCGGTACGCCCGGGGCACCTCGGACGGGCTGCCGCCGGAGGCGCAGGCGCTGGTCGGCGGTGGATGGGAGAACCCCCGCTTCGCCGCTGCCCGGGAACGTTCGGTGGCCCGCGCGCAGGGCGGTGCCGAGGTGTGGACGGATCCGCGCGTCTCGGGTGAGCTGCCGGACATCTACCTGGCCATGGGGCAGACCGCGGAGAACCTGGCTCAGGTCTACGACGTGACCCGGGCCGACATGGACGAGTTCGGCGTACGCAGCCAGAACCGCGCCGAGAAGGCGATCGCCGACGGATTCTGGGCGCGGGAGATCACCCCGGTGACCACTCCGGACGGCACGGTGGTCAGGGCCGACGACGGACCCCGGGCCGGCGTCACCATGGCGGCCGTCTCCCAGCTGGATCCGGTCTTCCGACCCGACGGGCGGATCACCGCCGGTAACTGTTGCCCGCTCAACGACGGCGCCGCCGCCGTGGTGGTCATGAGCGCACAGCGGGCGAGTGACCTCGGGATCACCCCCCTGGCGCGAATCGTCTCGACCGGCGTGACTGCGCTCTCACCGGAAATCATGGGGCTCGGCCCGGTCGAGGCATCGAAGCAGGCCCTGAGACGGGCCGGTATGACCATGGACGACGTGGACCTGGTGGAGATCAACGAGGCTTTCGCCGCACAGGTGATCCCCTCGTACCGGCAGTTGGGTATCCCGGAGGAGAGGCTGAACGTGATGGGCGGCGCCATCGCCGTCGGTCACCCGTTCGGGATGACCGGCGCCCGAATCACCGGCACCCTGCTCAACGCCCTGCAGTGGCACGACGGCACGATCGGCCTGGAGACGATGTGCGTCGGTGGTGGCCAGGGCATGGCCATGGTCATCGAACGTCTGAGCTAA
- a CDS encoding ribonuclease Z: MSTRELVVLGTASQAPTRTRNHNGYVLRWDDEVILFDPGEGSQRQLLYSSVTATDLTRICVTHFHGDHCLGLPGTIQRLSLDRVPHPVAVHFPAGGADYFTRLRYASSFHETAELAVMPIDTDGQQIAVRNGTLEARRLRHPIETYGYRLVEPDGCRMLPERLSAHGIAGPSVGELLRVGHLDVNGRRVTRAEVSAPRPGQRFAFVMDTGLCDAVYALAEHADLLVIESTFLASETALAAEVGHLTAAQAARVATESGVRRLVLTHFSQRYPDLSRFAAEAREHFTGDLVIAEELMTVGIPPRRVPSAG, translated from the coding sequence ATGTCCACGCGCGAACTGGTCGTGCTTGGAACGGCCAGTCAGGCGCCGACCCGGACCCGCAACCACAACGGATACGTCCTGCGCTGGGACGACGAAGTCATCCTCTTCGACCCAGGTGAGGGCAGCCAGCGGCAGTTGCTGTACAGCTCGGTGACCGCCACCGACCTGACCCGGATCTGCGTGACGCACTTCCACGGCGACCACTGCCTCGGGCTACCCGGCACCATCCAGCGGCTCTCCCTGGACCGGGTACCCCACCCGGTCGCGGTCCACTTTCCGGCCGGCGGCGCTGACTACTTCACCCGGCTGCGGTACGCGTCGAGTTTCCACGAGACCGCCGAACTGGCCGTCATGCCGATCGACACCGACGGGCAGCAGATCGCCGTGCGCAACGGCACGTTGGAAGCCCGCCGGCTACGGCACCCCATCGAAACGTACGGCTACCGGCTCGTCGAGCCGGACGGGTGCCGGATGCTGCCGGAGCGGCTCTCCGCTCACGGCATCGCCGGCCCGTCCGTCGGCGAACTACTGCGCGTCGGCCACCTCGACGTGAACGGACGTCGCGTCACCCGTGCGGAGGTGAGCGCACCCCGGCCCGGGCAGCGGTTCGCGTTCGTCATGGACACTGGTCTCTGCGATGCGGTGTACGCGCTCGCCGAGCACGCCGATCTACTGGTCATCGAGTCCACCTTCCTGGCGTCGGAGACCGCGCTCGCCGCGGAGGTAGGGCACCTCACGGCGGCGCAGGCCGCGCGGGTCGCCACCGAGTCCGGGGTACGCCGCCTCGTGCTCACCCACTTCTCCCAGCGGTACCCGGACCTGAGCCGCTTCGCCGCCGAGGCCCGGGAACACTTCACGGGTGATCTCGTGATCGCCGAGGAACTGATGACCGTAGGGATCCCGCCCCGACGGGTACCCTCGGCCGGGTGA
- a CDS encoding SGNH/GDSL hydrolase family protein: MTGRFLPGLSLRLGRITAGSLAAAVVGGAAVLAGQALAARHRRYAQPELGLALRAMVGRADAAPLRLVLLGDSSALGVGVGRLADTVGGQLAGLLAEGAAGQLVHLSSVGVSGSRSADLATQVARALLGERPDIAVILIGTNDATTWRRAAEAAAYLGAAVHRLREARVEVVVGTCPDLGAVRAIAPPLRHLVSWSGRRTARAQTLAVLTAGGAVVDLATEAGPVFRADAGTLCHDGFHPSADGYRVWAHALFPAVAAAATMASRHGRPR, encoded by the coding sequence GTGACCGGTCGCTTTCTCCCGGGTCTCTCCCTGCGGCTGGGGCGGATCACGGCCGGCTCCCTCGCTGCCGCGGTAGTGGGGGGTGCGGCAGTCCTGGCCGGGCAGGCACTCGCCGCCCGGCATCGGCGATACGCCCAACCCGAGCTCGGGCTGGCCCTGCGGGCCATGGTAGGCCGGGCCGACGCGGCTCCGCTGCGACTCGTGCTCCTCGGGGACTCGTCGGCGCTCGGCGTCGGCGTGGGCCGGCTGGCGGACACCGTCGGTGGGCAACTCGCCGGCCTGCTCGCCGAGGGGGCGGCCGGGCAGCTGGTGCACCTCTCCAGCGTAGGGGTCTCGGGCTCACGCTCGGCTGATCTGGCCACCCAGGTCGCCCGGGCACTGCTCGGCGAGCGACCCGACATAGCGGTGATCCTGATCGGCACGAACGACGCCACCACCTGGCGCCGGGCGGCCGAGGCCGCCGCATACCTCGGGGCCGCGGTGCACCGGCTCCGCGAGGCTCGAGTCGAGGTCGTGGTCGGCACCTGCCCGGACCTCGGGGCGGTACGCGCGATTGCACCCCCGCTGCGGCACCTGGTCAGCTGGTCCGGCCGGCGGACGGCCCGCGCCCAGACACTCGCGGTTCTCACTGCGGGTGGGGCGGTGGTGGATCTCGCGACCGAGGCCGGTCCGGTGTTCCGGGCCGATGCCGGCACGCTCTGCCACGACGGCTTCCACCCATCCGCCGACGGGTACCGGGTGTGGGCGCATGCCCTGTTCCCGGCGGTGGCCGCCGCCGCGACGATGGCGTCTCGGCACGGCCGGCCGCGGTGA
- a CDS encoding SGNH/GDSL hydrolase family protein — translation MGVADSVVPAGPRWQLAWRITRLAVISAGATAAAAATVGGVLIGQARQARRTVPAAEAPPPRCDGVYGAKLPGPVVTVVVLGDSSAAGYGVHRRRETPGALLATGLSRRLHQPVRLHRFAVVGALSAVLRYQVEAALEARPDVAVILIGGNDVTNRTPPAVAVRYLVEAVTTLRAGGCAVVVGTCPDLGAIRPIQPPLRWLARRWSRRLATAQTVAVVEAGGWTVSLGDLLGPRFTAEPARMFAWDRFHPSAEGYAMAAAALLPTVLSALGAGPERGVAPSRAKGVRALPEAAQEAARHAGTEVSGAQVRGRDRGPAGRWAQLRRRAFFGAVAQPDLVVHSPHSGETGMNERSDDRGTVSP, via the coding sequence ATGGGGGTCGCTGATTCCGTCGTCCCGGCCGGTCCGCGCTGGCAGCTCGCCTGGCGCATCACCCGGCTGGCGGTGATCAGTGCGGGTGCCACCGCGGCCGCCGCAGCGACCGTCGGGGGTGTCCTGATCGGTCAGGCCAGGCAGGCGCGGCGGACGGTCCCGGCGGCCGAGGCGCCACCGCCGCGCTGCGACGGAGTCTACGGGGCGAAACTACCCGGCCCGGTGGTCACCGTGGTCGTCCTGGGTGACTCGTCCGCCGCGGGCTACGGCGTGCACCGTCGCCGCGAGACCCCGGGGGCGTTGCTCGCCACCGGACTGTCCCGCCGGCTGCACCAGCCGGTCAGGCTGCACCGGTTCGCCGTGGTGGGGGCGCTCTCCGCCGTGCTGCGATATCAGGTCGAGGCGGCCCTCGAGGCCCGGCCCGACGTCGCCGTCATCCTGATCGGCGGAAACGACGTCACCAACCGCACGCCGCCCGCAGTGGCGGTGCGCTACCTCGTCGAGGCGGTCACCACGCTGCGTGCCGGCGGCTGTGCGGTTGTCGTCGGCACCTGCCCCGACCTGGGGGCGATCCGCCCCATCCAGCCGCCACTGCGCTGGCTGGCCCGGCGGTGGAGTCGCAGGCTCGCGACCGCCCAAACGGTGGCCGTGGTCGAGGCCGGCGGCTGGACGGTCTCCCTCGGCGACCTGCTCGGTCCTCGGTTCACGGCCGAGCCGGCCCGGATGTTCGCGTGGGACCGGTTCCACCCGTCGGCCGAGGGCTACGCCATGGCCGCCGCCGCGCTGCTGCCGACTGTCCTCTCCGCCCTCGGAGCCGGGCCGGAACGTGGGGTGGCGCCGTCCAGGGCGAAGGGCGTCCGGGCGCTGCCGGAGGCCGCCCAGGAGGCCGCGCGGCACGCGGGTACGGAGGTCAGCGGCGCCCAGGTTCGGGGCCGTGACCGGGGTCCGGCGGGCCGGTGGGCACAGCTTCGCCGACGGGCCTTCTTCGGTGCCGTGGCGCAACCCGACCTGGTCGTGCACTCGCCCCACAGCGGGGAGACCGGGATGAACGAACGAAGCGACGACCGCGGGACGGTTTCGCCGTGA